One region of Agrobacterium tumefaciens genomic DNA includes:
- a CDS encoding DUF6656 family protein gives MEKATRIRYFDAGKHSVTPIRSKTAHSDFLRTGRISRYEERWLPRERVYYSHEEVAAMTGRKLEAAADATHSRLNGFHQSIRFPKMVFHHLLDERPHLGYCHVTAAKTSFDAERHVLWSFYFANFFAELSGAENFFENIDARYSRMYFAVAINALPNKNVAIDTSFHRGGLLFQTHDPRVALKNVLMLGARSDEMRKIIKAI, from the coding sequence GTGGAGAAGGCGACACGCATACGTTATTTCGATGCCGGCAAACATTCGGTCACGCCGATACGTTCAAAGACCGCGCATTCGGATTTCCTGCGAACCGGGCGCATAAGCCGCTACGAAGAACGCTGGCTGCCGAGGGAACGCGTCTATTACAGCCATGAAGAAGTGGCGGCGATGACCGGACGCAAGCTCGAGGCTGCTGCCGATGCCACCCATAGCCGTCTCAATGGCTTTCACCAGTCCATCCGTTTTCCCAAGATGGTTTTCCACCATCTGCTGGATGAGCGGCCGCATCTCGGCTATTGCCATGTCACGGCAGCGAAAACCAGTTTCGACGCAGAGCGCCATGTGCTCTGGTCATTCTATTTCGCGAATTTCTTCGCCGAGTTGAGCGGGGCCGAGAACTTCTTCGAAAACATCGATGCGCGCTATTCGCGGATGTATTTCGCAGTCGCCATCAACGCGCTTCCAAACAAGAACGTCGCCATCGATACCTCCTTCCATCGCGGCGGCCTGCTGTTCCAGACCCACGACCCGCGCGTAGCGCTCAAAAACGTGCTTATGCTCGGCGCCCGCTCGGACGAGATGCGCAAGATCATCAAGGCAATATAA
- a CDS encoding PA0069 family radical SAM protein, giving the protein MRDHTLSGQAAFQPSHTPDIANALADASGLRIEIDRRRGRGAGLNPGGRFEALQREVFDDGWQTLEELPEFRTEVQVEKPRSIISRNESPDIPFDRSINPYRGCEHGCIYCFARPTHSYMGLSAGLDFEAKLFAKPDAAKLLERELAKPGYKPRVIAIGTNTDPYQPIEREWRIMRQILEVLAKADHPVAIVTKSALIKRDIDILAPMAKKGLVKVGISVTTLDRKLARSMEPRAATPEKRLEAVKALTDAGIPVAVMMAPVIPALNDHEIERILEAGKAAGATEASYVLLRLPLEVSPLFRDWLLRNYPDRYRHVMSLVRSMRDGKDYDAEFGKRMKGAGPYAWQIGRRFEMATKRLGLIRRGINLRDDIFVPPGGAGVQLSLL; this is encoded by the coding sequence ATGAGAGACCATACGCTTTCGGGGCAGGCTGCTTTCCAGCCGAGCCATACGCCTGACATTGCCAATGCGCTGGCCGATGCGTCGGGCCTGCGCATCGAGATCGACCGTCGTCGCGGGCGTGGTGCCGGACTTAACCCGGGCGGGCGCTTCGAGGCCCTGCAGCGGGAGGTTTTCGACGATGGCTGGCAGACCCTCGAGGAGCTGCCGGAGTTCCGCACCGAAGTGCAGGTGGAAAAGCCGCGCAGCATCATCAGCCGAAACGAATCGCCTGACATCCCTTTCGACCGTTCCATCAATCCCTATCGCGGCTGCGAACATGGCTGCATCTACTGTTTCGCCCGTCCGACGCACAGCTATATGGGGCTCTCTGCGGGGCTGGATTTCGAGGCGAAGCTTTTCGCCAAGCCGGATGCGGCAAAGCTGCTCGAAAGGGAGCTGGCGAAGCCCGGCTACAAGCCGCGCGTCATTGCCATCGGCACCAATACCGACCCCTATCAGCCGATCGAGCGCGAATGGCGGATCATGCGGCAGATACTGGAAGTGCTGGCAAAGGCCGACCATCCCGTCGCCATCGTCACCAAATCGGCCCTGATCAAGCGGGATATCGATATTCTCGCGCCCATGGCCAAGAAAGGTCTCGTCAAGGTTGGTATTTCCGTGACGACGCTGGACCGCAAGCTGGCACGCAGCATGGAACCGCGCGCCGCCACGCCCGAAAAGCGGCTGGAAGCGGTCAAGGCGCTGACGGATGCCGGCATTCCCGTGGCGGTGATGATGGCACCTGTCATTCCCGCACTCAACGATCATGAGATCGAACGCATTCTCGAAGCCGGCAAGGCCGCTGGCGCAACGGAGGCCTCCTATGTGCTGCTGCGCCTGCCGCTGGAGGTCAGCCCCCTCTTCCGCGACTGGCTGCTGCGCAACTATCCGGACCGCTACCGGCATGTCATGTCGCTGGTGCGCTCCATGCGCGACGGCAAGGATTACGATGCGGAATTCGGAAAACGCATGAAGGGTGCTGGTCCCTATGCATGGCAGATCGGCAGGCGTTTCGAAATGGCGACGAAACGGCTTGGCCTCATCCGCCGCGGCATTAACCTGCGCGACGATATCTTCGTGCCGCCGGGAGGTGCCGGCGTGCAATTGTCGCTGCTTTGA
- a CDS encoding BA14K family protein: MRSYVKNILAVGLSAIVVAGAIVPAEAMPLLMAPKSVETLGNDAGKNVVNVQYWRDRDNRGGWGGERRGWYGGHRGYRDYRPGYRHHDGYWFPLAAFATGAIIGGALSQPREVYRPVPEYRPRPVYREYRPVRRAGMSQAHVNWCYGRYRSYDAYSNTFQPYNGPRQPCYSPYS; encoded by the coding sequence ATGAGAAGCTATGTGAAGAATATCCTGGCTGTCGGTCTTTCTGCAATCGTGGTTGCAGGAGCGATTGTTCCCGCTGAGGCAATGCCATTGCTGATGGCGCCGAAGAGTGTCGAGACCCTGGGTAACGATGCCGGCAAGAATGTCGTCAATGTGCAATACTGGCGCGATCGCGACAATCGTGGCGGCTGGGGCGGCGAACGCCGCGGCTGGTACGGCGGCCATCGCGGTTATCGCGACTACCGCCCGGGTTATCGTCACCACGACGGTTACTGGTTCCCGCTCGCAGCCTTTGCGACGGGCGCGATCATCGGCGGCGCACTGTCGCAGCCGCGCGAAGTCTACCGTCCGGTTCCGGAATATCGCCCGCGTCCGGTCTACCGCGAATATCGTCCGGTCCGTCGTGCCGGCATGAGCCAGGCGCATGTGAACTGGTGCTATGGCCGGTATCGGTCCTACGATGCCTATAGCAACACGTTCCAGCCCTACAATGGCCCACGCCAGCCCTGCTATTCGCCTTACAGCTGA
- a CDS encoding FAD-binding oxidoreductase: protein MTIAAPSSDILDRFTAIVGEKNAVRDAVEMAPRLVENRGLYHGASPLLLKPGTVEEVAAILKLASETGTPIVPQTGNTGLVGGQTPRADGTDIILSLERMNRIRDIDPVANTIVADAGCILDDIHKAASTVERMFPLSLGSQGSCRIGGNLATNAGGTAVLAYGNMRQLCLGLEVVLPTGEIWDGLRRLKKDNTGYDLRDLFIGSEGTLGVITGAVLKLFPVPLGHQVGFAGLRSTDDALKLFEMASNLCGTALTGFELMPRIGVEFTAKHIPGVRDPLQTPHDWYALIDISTSDSAETAETMMQSLLERGFSAGLVEDAVIASSEAQRQALWHMRESMSDAQKPEGGSIKHDVSVPVSKIPEFMATAEKAVLAAIPGARVCAFGHLGDGNIHYNISQPVGADKAEFIGRWRDMNEIVHGIVLSLGGSISAEHGIGQLKRDELAAIRPGIEMDLMRRIKHAFDPAGIMNPGKVITAR, encoded by the coding sequence ATGACAATCGCAGCCCCCTCCTCCGACATCCTCGACCGCTTCACTGCCATTGTCGGCGAAAAAAACGCGGTGCGCGACGCTGTGGAAATGGCGCCGCGTCTTGTGGAGAATCGCGGGCTTTACCATGGTGCGTCACCGCTGCTGCTCAAGCCCGGCACTGTCGAGGAGGTTGCAGCCATCCTGAAGCTCGCCAGCGAGACCGGCACGCCCATCGTGCCGCAGACCGGCAATACTGGCCTTGTGGGTGGCCAGACGCCGCGTGCTGACGGAACCGACATCATCCTCTCGCTCGAGCGCATGAACCGTATCCGCGACATCGATCCGGTCGCCAATACCATCGTTGCGGATGCCGGCTGCATTCTAGACGACATCCACAAGGCCGCATCGACCGTGGAGCGGATGTTCCCGCTGTCGCTCGGTTCGCAGGGCTCGTGCCGCATCGGCGGTAATCTGGCCACCAATGCCGGCGGCACGGCGGTTCTCGCTTATGGCAATATGCGCCAGCTTTGCCTGGGGCTTGAAGTGGTGCTGCCGACAGGTGAAATCTGGGACGGGCTTCGCCGGCTGAAAAAGGACAATACGGGTTACGATCTGCGCGATCTCTTCATCGGTTCGGAAGGCACGCTCGGCGTTATCACCGGTGCGGTGCTGAAGCTTTTCCCCGTGCCGCTCGGCCATCAGGTGGGTTTTGCCGGTCTTCGATCCACCGACGATGCGTTGAAGCTGTTCGAAATGGCGTCGAACCTCTGCGGCACAGCGCTGACCGGTTTTGAGCTGATGCCGCGCATCGGCGTGGAATTCACCGCCAAACATATTCCCGGCGTGCGCGATCCGCTACAAACGCCGCATGACTGGTACGCGCTCATCGATATCTCCACCTCCGATTCGGCTGAGACGGCTGAAACAATGATGCAATCGCTGTTGGAGCGCGGTTTTTCGGCCGGGCTGGTCGAGGATGCGGTGATCGCTTCATCGGAAGCGCAGCGTCAGGCGCTCTGGCATATGCGCGAAAGCATGTCGGATGCGCAAAAGCCGGAAGGCGGCTCTATCAAACACGACGTTTCCGTTCCGGTGTCGAAGATACCGGAATTCATGGCAACGGCGGAAAAGGCCGTTCTTGCCGCCATTCCCGGCGCCCGCGTCTGCGCCTTCGGCCATCTGGGCGATGGCAACATCCACTACAATATTTCCCAGCCGGTTGGTGCGGACAAAGCTGAATTCATCGGTCGCTGGCGGGATATGAACGAGATCGTGCACGGCATCGTGCTGTCGCTCGGCGGCTCGATTTCGGCCGAACATGGCATCGGCCAGTTGAAGCGCGACGAGCTGGCCGCGATCAGGCCTGGCATTGAAATGGACCTGATGCGACGCATCAAACACGCCTTTGACCCCGCCGGCATCATGAACCCCGGCAAGGTGATCACCGCCCGCTAG
- a CDS encoding ribonuclease HII, producing MKRRTTPDSPALFDLADTGPDFSFELEARKKGLWPVAGTDEAGRGPLAGPVVAAAVILDPDNIPGGLDDSKKLTKLKRESLFLQIMETSIVSVASSGPGLIDTMNILRASLDAMRRAVLGLEISPALVLADGRDKPPGITCESKAVIKGDSRSLSIAAASIIAKVTRDRMMERAGVVHSSYGFEGHAGYGTPAHLRAIESHGPCPLHRMSFRPLKQD from the coding sequence ATGAAACGCCGCACCACACCCGATTCTCCTGCCCTCTTTGATCTCGCCGATACGGGCCCCGATTTCTCCTTCGAACTTGAAGCGAGGAAGAAGGGGCTTTGGCCCGTGGCCGGCACGGATGAGGCAGGCCGGGGGCCTCTCGCGGGACCAGTGGTTGCGGCAGCTGTCATTCTCGATCCCGACAATATTCCTGGTGGTCTTGACGATTCCAAGAAACTGACCAAGCTGAAACGGGAAAGCCTGTTTCTGCAAATCATGGAAACATCGATCGTTTCCGTCGCCTCCTCCGGCCCCGGCCTTATCGACACCATGAATATCCTGCGCGCCAGCCTCGACGCGATGCGTCGCGCCGTACTCGGCCTCGAAATCTCCCCAGCCCTCGTGCTGGCAGATGGCCGCGACAAGCCGCCGGGCATCACCTGCGAGTCAAAGGCAGTCATCAAGGGCGATTCCCGCTCCCTCTCAATCGCCGCCGCTTCGATCATCGCCAAGGTGACCCGTGACCGGATGATGGAACGGGCCGGTGTAGTGCACAGCTCCTATGGTTTCGAAGGCCATGCGGGTTACGGCACACCAGCCCACCTGCGCGCCATAGAAAGCCATGGCCCCTGCCCGCTGCACCGGATGAGTTTCAGGCCGCTGAAACAGGACTGA
- a CDS encoding hybrid-cluster NAD(P)-dependent oxidoreductase: protein MNMAVTYKHIDEMKPWSDKLHLLECISVTPETPDVMTFLFRSEDQNWFRYLPGQFVTLELPVGKEPLYRTYTLSSSPSRPYALSVTVKAQATSIGTRWMFDNLKPGMKIRALGPLGDFSYVRHPGDKYLFISAGSGVTPMMSMVRDMSDRAPQSDIAFINCSRSPSDIVFRHELEYLARFMPKLSLGFIVENCGRTDLWSGLKGMVDKAKIALLSPDFMDRTVFCCGPEPFMAAIRSMLDASGFDMSRYHQESFSPAAPVAVGESIHTVADGEALSMVGFTLSGKEVPCQPGQTVLMTARAAGVRIGAACESGICGTCRVLKLSGEVEMNHNGGILDDEIDEGYILACCSRPLTDVKVEA from the coding sequence ATGAATATGGCTGTGACCTACAAGCACATAGACGAGATGAAGCCGTGGAGCGATAAGCTTCACCTACTGGAATGCATTTCGGTGACGCCCGAGACGCCTGACGTGATGACATTCCTGTTCCGGTCGGAGGATCAGAACTGGTTCCGTTACCTGCCGGGCCAGTTCGTGACGCTGGAGTTGCCGGTAGGCAAGGAGCCGCTCTACCGCACCTACACATTGTCCTCCAGCCCGTCGCGGCCCTATGCGCTGTCGGTCACGGTCAAGGCGCAGGCCACCAGCATCGGCACGCGCTGGATGTTCGACAATCTGAAGCCCGGCATGAAAATCCGGGCACTCGGCCCGCTCGGCGATTTCTCTTATGTCCGGCATCCCGGCGACAAATACCTGTTCATCTCGGCCGGCTCCGGCGTGACGCCGATGATGTCGATGGTGCGCGACATGAGCGACCGCGCGCCGCAGAGTGACATCGCCTTCATCAATTGCTCGCGCTCGCCATCCGATATCGTGTTCCGTCACGAGCTGGAATATCTTGCCCGCTTCATGCCGAAACTGTCGCTCGGTTTCATCGTGGAAAATTGCGGCCGCACTGATCTCTGGTCCGGCTTGAAGGGCATGGTCGACAAGGCCAAGATTGCGCTTCTGTCGCCTGATTTCATGGATCGCACGGTGTTCTGTTGTGGACCGGAGCCTTTCATGGCCGCCATCCGCTCCATGCTGGATGCTTCCGGCTTCGACATGAGCCGTTACCACCAGGAAAGCTTTTCGCCAGCCGCCCCGGTTGCTGTGGGCGAGAGTATTCACACCGTGGCGGATGGCGAAGCACTCTCGATGGTGGGGTTTACGCTTTCCGGCAAGGAAGTGCCGTGCCAGCCCGGCCAGACCGTTTTGATGACGGCGCGCGCCGCCGGTGTGCGCATCGGTGCCGCCTGCGAATCTGGAATTTGCGGCACCTGCCGGGTGCTGAAGCTCTCCGGCGAGGTGGAGATGAACCACAATGGCGGCATTCTCGATGACGAAATCGATGAAGGCTATATTCTCGCCTGCTGCTCGCGGCCCTTGACCGACGTGAAGGTGGAAGCCTGA
- a CDS encoding BA14K family protein, translating to MMNFRTTSVATAVVLFLTSFTPSQAFQAPVPMAKPAISTENVVPVQYREWDRRGDRRYGDRMYRPRPSRDGYYNGHRGYRDRRPGYRYHNGMWFPLAAFATGAIIGGAMAQPRPAYGGSHVAWCQNRWRSYRAYDNSYQPNSGPRRVCVSPYSR from the coding sequence ATGATGAATTTCCGCACGACGAGCGTCGCTACGGCGGTTGTCCTGTTCCTGACAAGCTTCACGCCGTCGCAGGCGTTCCAGGCGCCTGTTCCGATGGCGAAGCCGGCAATCTCAACCGAGAATGTAGTGCCGGTGCAGTATCGTGAATGGGACCGCCGAGGTGACCGCAGATATGGCGACCGCATGTATCGTCCGCGCCCGTCGCGGGACGGATATTATAACGGCCATCGCGGCTATCGCGACCGCCGTCCGGGCTACCGCTATCACAACGGGATGTGGTTCCCGCTGGCGGCCTTCGCCACTGGCGCAATCATTGGCGGTGCCATGGCGCAGCCGAGACCGGCTTATGGCGGCAGCCATGTTGCCTGGTGCCAGAACCGTTGGCGCTCTTACCGCGCCTACGATAACAGCTACCAGCCGAACAGCGGTCCGCGTCGTGTATGCGTATCTCCATACAGCCGTTGA
- a CDS encoding glycosyl transferase, which produces MLTVIMECRDQEPELAHTLSALVTGAVEGLVSDVVILDHGSRDGSSRVADAAGCRFYAQWDIEDVMRSARGHWILLVEPGARPQSGWIEEILEYVAVCAEPARFSPSRYHKRPFFSRIVRRRPPLECGYLMPKKHAVAIAKSGMALTQLVHAQKPRRLNAELVPAWTARTSN; this is translated from the coding sequence ATGTTGACAGTCATAATGGAATGCCGGGATCAGGAACCGGAACTGGCGCATACGCTGTCTGCGCTTGTAACCGGGGCCGTGGAAGGGCTGGTAAGCGACGTTGTGATCCTCGATCACGGTTCGCGCGATGGATCGTCGCGCGTCGCCGATGCCGCTGGTTGCCGTTTTTATGCGCAATGGGATATTGAGGATGTCATGCGCTCGGCGCGCGGGCATTGGATCCTGCTGGTCGAACCGGGTGCGCGTCCGCAGAGCGGCTGGATCGAAGAGATTCTCGAATATGTGGCTGTCTGTGCCGAGCCCGCGCGTTTCTCACCGTCCCGGTATCACAAGCGGCCCTTTTTCAGCCGGATAGTGCGCCGCCGTCCTCCCTTGGAATGCGGCTACCTGATGCCGAAGAAACATGCAGTGGCGATCGCAAAATCCGGCATGGCCCTGACACAGCTCGTGCACGCGCAAAAGCCGCGCCGCCTGAATGCGGAACTGGTTCCCGCCTGGACGGCGAGAACTTCCAACTAA
- a CDS encoding aromatic ring-hydroxylating oxygenase subunit alpha, whose translation MELRDTVLRQLKNRREGFSLEQSFYTDPDYFNLDMETIWYRDWLFVGHDCEVPKAGNYITVQVGAYSVVIIRGRDGQIRALHNSCRHRGSRVCSSHKGQSARLVCPYHQWTYDLDGKLLFARHMGDDFDKAEFGLKPVHCETVAGYVFICLADQPADFAPMRAEVESYMAPHRIWEAKVAHESTIIEKGNWKLVWENNRECYHCAANHPELCRTYPENPSVTGTDGGASDPEIGGHWARCEAAGLPSRFKIDPKGQFRVARMPLIGEAESYTMSGKRAVRRPLSDDVSISHIGALLLFHYPTTWNHFLGDHTISFRVLPLNANETMVTTKWLVHKDAVEGVDYDLEDLTHVWNETNDQDRRIVEENAFGIRSPAYQPGPYSMEDEGGVMQFVNWYADFMVDRLSGDKARLSAVA comes from the coding sequence ATGGAATTGCGTGATACCGTACTGCGTCAGCTGAAGAACCGCCGCGAAGGCTTCAGCCTGGAACAGTCTTTCTACACGGACCCGGATTATTTCAATCTGGACATGGAAACCATCTGGTACCGCGACTGGCTGTTTGTCGGCCATGATTGCGAAGTGCCGAAGGCCGGTAACTACATCACCGTTCAGGTCGGCGCCTATTCCGTCGTCATCATTCGCGGTCGCGATGGACAGATTCGCGCCCTCCATAATTCCTGTCGCCATCGCGGTTCCCGCGTCTGCTCTTCTCATAAGGGCCAGTCCGCACGCCTCGTCTGTCCCTATCACCAGTGGACCTACGATCTGGACGGCAAGCTGCTGTTTGCCCGCCATATGGGCGATGATTTCGACAAGGCTGAATTCGGCCTGAAGCCGGTCCACTGCGAAACCGTTGCCGGTTACGTCTTCATCTGCCTGGCAGACCAGCCCGCCGATTTCGCGCCGATGCGCGCCGAGGTCGAAAGCTACATGGCGCCGCATCGCATCTGGGAAGCCAAGGTTGCGCATGAAAGCACGATTATCGAAAAGGGTAACTGGAAGCTCGTCTGGGAAAACAACCGCGAGTGCTACCATTGCGCCGCCAACCATCCGGAACTCTGCCGCACCTATCCTGAAAACCCGAGCGTTACGGGTACGGACGGTGGTGCAAGCGATCCCGAGATCGGTGGCCACTGGGCACGCTGCGAGGCTGCCGGCCTGCCGAGCCGCTTCAAGATCGATCCGAAAGGCCAGTTCCGTGTTGCCCGCATGCCGCTGATCGGCGAGGCGGAAAGCTACACCATGTCGGGAAAACGCGCCGTGCGCCGGCCACTTTCGGATGATGTCAGCATCAGCCATATCGGCGCGCTGCTTCTGTTCCATTATCCGACGACCTGGAACCACTTCCTCGGCGACCACACCATTTCCTTCCGCGTGCTGCCGCTCAACGCCAATGAGACCATGGTCACTACCAAATGGCTGGTGCACAAGGATGCGGTTGAAGGCGTGGATTACGATCTCGAGGATCTCACGCACGTCTGGAACGAAACCAACGATCAGGACCGCCGCATCGTCGAGGAAAACGCCTTCGGCATCCGCTCGCCCGCTTACCAGCCCGGCCCCTATTCCATGGAAGACGAGGGCGGCGTGATGCAGTTCGTCAACTGGTATGCCGATTTCATGGTTGACCGGCTGTCGGGCGACAAGGCCCGCCTTTCGGCAGTAGCGTAA
- a CDS encoding F0F1 ATP synthase subunit B, with translation MAFDASFFALVGLVLFFVLIAYLKVPGMLSKSLDERAQNIQDELAEAKRLREEAQHLLAEYQRKRKEAEAEAAGIVAAAEREAAALTAEAKQKTEEFVVRRTALSEQKIKQAEEDAIGAVRAAAVDIAIAASEKLIAEKTTAAAKAKLFANTIGEVKSKLN, from the coding sequence ATGGCGTTTGATGCATCATTTTTCGCTCTTGTCGGTCTTGTCCTTTTCTTCGTCCTGATCGCCTATCTCAAGGTTCCGGGCATGCTCTCAAAGTCTCTGGACGAGCGCGCACAGAACATTCAGGACGAACTGGCCGAAGCCAAGCGTCTGCGCGAAGAGGCACAGCACCTGCTGGCCGAATACCAGCGCAAGCGCAAGGAAGCCGAAGCTGAAGCCGCAGGCATCGTTGCCGCTGCCGAACGCGAAGCGGCCGCCCTGACCGCCGAAGCCAAGCAGAAGACGGAAGAATTCGTCGTCCGCCGCACGGCCTTGTCGGAACAGAAGATCAAGCAGGCCGAAGAAGACGCCATCGGCGCCGTTCGTGCCGCCGCCGTGGACATCGCCATTGCAGCTTCCGAGAAGCTCATTGCCGAAAAGACCACCGCTGCCGCAAAGGCCAAACTTTTCGCCAACACCATTGGCGAAGTGAAGTCGAAGCTGAACTAA
- a CDS encoding permease, which translates to MDFMKLLKSLEELLYELVSWLLFYPLTMWRSVVAPLSMMRYADSELADRLEDQYDDTLSPPLFLLITLLFSQGLSASLPTIYDPTLAARELGSGSNLLIARGVIFGIYPLCMAVTLLRWKRVRITRNSLRPPFFSQCYVAAPFTFVLVLGFDFASMPLEHGLTFGLAIIALATIWYAQAQIRWLMQDLGLGVAKAGLAFSGAFLVATAAAFVLAVLIALEAKTIYPAIT; encoded by the coding sequence TTGGATTTCATGAAACTGTTGAAGTCGCTCGAGGAACTTCTCTACGAGCTGGTTTCATGGCTCCTCTTCTATCCGCTGACAATGTGGCGATCGGTCGTCGCACCGCTCAGCATGATGCGCTACGCCGATAGCGAACTCGCGGATCGGCTCGAGGACCAGTATGACGACACACTGAGTCCACCCCTCTTCCTCCTGATCACTCTGCTATTTTCGCAGGGGCTCTCCGCCTCCCTTCCGACCATTTACGATCCCACATTGGCCGCCCGGGAGCTTGGTTCGGGTTCGAACCTGCTCATAGCGCGTGGCGTTATATTCGGGATTTATCCGCTGTGTATGGCCGTCACGCTTCTGCGGTGGAAACGGGTGAGGATCACCCGAAACTCCCTGCGTCCGCCGTTCTTCAGCCAATGTTACGTGGCTGCGCCGTTTACATTTGTCCTGGTTCTGGGTTTCGATTTTGCATCCATGCCTCTGGAACATGGCCTTACGTTCGGGCTCGCCATTATCGCGCTCGCCACGATCTGGTATGCGCAGGCACAGATACGATGGCTGATGCAGGATCTTGGCTTGGGTGTCGCGAAAGCAGGCCTGGCTTTCAGTGGCGCATTTCTGGTTGCCACCGCGGCAGCTTTTGTACTGGCGGTGCTGATAGCGCTCGAGGCCAAGACAATCTATCCCGCGATCACTTAA
- a CDS encoding L-threonylcarbamoyladenylate synthase, whose amino-acid sequence MARHIDIENERETALQAAVEELSRGQPIALPTETVYGLAADATDPAAITRIYETKGRPQFNPLICHMADIAMAERYAVFDPVSRRLAEAFWPGPLTLVLPLKPASGIHSLATAGLDTVGIRVPQGFAGDLIRRFDKPLAAPSANSSGKISPTSAAHVEADLGNRINLILDGGAASVGVESTIVKVEDDGRVRLLRPGGIVTEEIERITGTQLERPEKASAAIEAPGMLASHYAPGAAVRLDATSVSSDEALIRFGGIAVEGQETARTVLDLSPSGDLAEAAANLFDYLKAADASGAATIAVTTIPAHGLGEAINDRLSRAAAPRG is encoded by the coding sequence ATGGCGCGTCATATCGATATCGAAAACGAGCGGGAAACCGCCTTGCAGGCGGCCGTCGAGGAGCTTTCCCGCGGCCAGCCAATCGCCCTGCCCACGGAAACCGTCTACGGCCTTGCTGCGGACGCCACCGATCCGGCGGCCATTACCCGCATTTACGAAACGAAAGGCAGGCCACAGTTCAATCCGCTGATCTGCCATATGGCCGATATCGCCATGGCCGAACGTTATGCGGTTTTCGATCCCGTGTCGCGACGCCTCGCCGAAGCCTTCTGGCCTGGCCCGTTGACGCTGGTTCTGCCGCTGAAACCGGCAAGCGGCATTCACTCACTCGCAACGGCGGGGCTCGATACCGTCGGCATTCGCGTTCCGCAGGGTTTCGCCGGTGATCTGATCCGCCGGTTCGACAAACCTCTTGCTGCGCCCAGTGCCAATAGTTCCGGCAAGATCAGCCCCACCAGTGCCGCCCATGTCGAGGCTGATCTCGGTAACAGGATCAACCTCATTCTTGATGGCGGTGCTGCCTCCGTCGGTGTCGAATCCACCATCGTCAAAGTGGAAGACGACGGGCGGGTGCGGCTGCTTCGTCCCGGCGGCATCGTCACCGAGGAGATCGAGCGCATCACCGGCACCCAGCTCGAACGGCCGGAAAAGGCATCAGCTGCCATCGAGGCACCCGGAATGCTCGCCTCGCATTATGCGCCCGGTGCAGCTGTTCGCCTCGACGCGACGTCCGTTTCTTCCGACGAGGCACTGATCCGGTTCGGCGGCATCGCGGTTGAGGGACAAGAGACGGCCCGTACCGTTCTCGACCTCAGCCCTTCCGGCGACCTTGCCGAGGCGGCCGCCAATCTGTTCGATTATCTCAAAGCAGCCGATGCGAGCGGTGCCGCGACAATCGCGGTCACAACCATTCCCGCACACGGTCTTGGAGAGGCGATCAATGACCGCCTTTCCCGCGCCGCCGCGCCGCGAGGCTGA